A genomic window from Maridesulfovibrio sp. includes:
- a CDS encoding DNA internalization-related competence protein ComEC/Rec2, translating to MNSISENRSGLPGLFFWEILIPAFVFGILSIKWFVPSLSALLIYLFALLFIQPEKGAALLLLVLFGVGNWYGNFVLPPGPDAMPEWMAHREKVHLSGTIHSIRGVPGQQLKILLEDVVCDSGSGLTRLGGLLNWTWAHPDQFPYVGQQVVLYVRVKPIHGFRNSGLWDYDFYCRTKDIRYRTYTKGKMEKGGLKPYAPSGLQKLRANLREHIQKNAPPTQGGALFPALLTGDRFYLSNDSVELIRRAGVSHILALSGLHVGFIVALGFGLSWLAGLVYPLIYLRFSRLQLGILFAVIPVVLYLWLGQFTPSLLRAVCMFAFWGLLMFFNRGRVLLDGLFLAVILILAVSPLSVFDLGFQLSVLAVGGIALFYPYMLKLAPSGHGLLPRAMRFVLTLIYISLCANIALLPVLIWNFGVVTPNLLFNVIFVPVLGLFILPVCGIGGLVLSYISPEAAQILFSAGAGVFEWLLTLVQDAANAGMLPEFAVYRPHWEGLLIYFLLLGILFMSLSGRFNNARPLILPLILLFFLRLYGASCPERVRMDILDTGQSQCVVISGPGGSRTVVDGGGGFGNNFDMGRAVVGPWLTYGHLPQIDNIIMTHGDRDHAGGLAFLLEKFSVGRFYSNGDIPSGHVGERFEAVFRKKEIPTEVLNKGDQIILEPGLVLETLHPYTEFKGSRNNRSLYLRLVWNGHPLLAISGDLDRKGIKELLKNGEDITSNVLVLPHHGSAGSFSPELYERVKPEIVVAACGFLNRFKFVARKIVQELEKRKLHIYTTSGYGMLTVEWNKDGDIEVLP from the coding sequence AAAAGGCGCCGCGCTATTGCTTTTAGTCCTCTTCGGAGTCGGTAACTGGTATGGAAATTTTGTGCTGCCGCCCGGACCCGATGCAATGCCGGAATGGATGGCCCACCGTGAAAAGGTCCACCTTAGCGGAACTATCCACAGTATCAGGGGGGTACCGGGGCAACAGTTAAAGATTCTGCTTGAAGATGTCGTCTGTGATAGTGGTAGCGGCCTTACCAGATTAGGAGGGCTTCTTAATTGGACATGGGCGCACCCTGATCAATTCCCATATGTCGGGCAGCAGGTTGTACTGTATGTGCGGGTTAAACCTATTCATGGATTCCGCAACAGCGGCCTCTGGGATTATGATTTTTACTGCCGGACCAAAGATATCCGCTACCGAACCTATACTAAAGGAAAGATGGAAAAAGGCGGACTTAAGCCGTATGCCCCAAGCGGATTGCAGAAACTGCGGGCCAATCTGCGTGAACATATCCAAAAAAATGCACCGCCGACTCAGGGCGGAGCGCTCTTTCCGGCTTTGCTGACCGGGGACCGTTTTTATCTTTCTAATGATAGTGTTGAGCTTATCCGCCGGGCCGGGGTTTCACATATTCTGGCTTTGTCCGGGCTGCATGTGGGGTTTATTGTTGCTCTCGGGTTCGGTCTTTCCTGGCTGGCAGGTCTTGTTTATCCATTAATTTATTTGCGTTTTTCTCGACTTCAACTCGGAATTTTGTTCGCCGTTATACCGGTGGTTCTTTATCTCTGGCTGGGACAGTTTACTCCCTCTTTGCTGCGCGCAGTGTGTATGTTTGCATTCTGGGGGCTGCTCATGTTTTTTAATCGGGGACGGGTTCTTTTGGACGGGCTGTTTCTGGCAGTCATCCTGATTCTGGCAGTTTCTCCTTTAAGCGTATTTGATCTGGGGTTCCAGCTTTCTGTGCTTGCTGTAGGCGGCATAGCCTTGTTTTATCCTTATATGTTAAAACTTGCGCCATCCGGACATGGGCTGTTGCCGCGTGCCATGCGTTTTGTGCTGACGTTGATATACATCAGTCTATGCGCAAATATCGCCCTGCTGCCGGTTCTTATCTGGAATTTCGGAGTGGTCACTCCTAATCTGCTTTTCAATGTTATTTTTGTGCCTGTTCTAGGTTTATTTATTCTGCCTGTCTGCGGAATCGGTGGGCTTGTTCTGTCGTATATTAGTCCTGAAGCAGCTCAAATTCTGTTTTCAGCTGGGGCCGGTGTCTTTGAGTGGCTGCTTACTCTGGTGCAGGACGCTGCTAATGCTGGGATGCTGCCGGAATTTGCTGTATACCGCCCGCACTGGGAAGGTCTGCTGATTTATTTTTTGCTGCTAGGCATATTATTTATGTCCCTGTCCGGCAGATTCAACAATGCCCGGCCCCTTATTTTACCCCTCATTTTGCTGTTTTTTTTGCGTCTGTATGGAGCTTCATGCCCTGAGCGTGTCCGGATGGATATTCTGGATACCGGTCAGTCTCAGTGTGTTGTCATCAGCGGTCCCGGTGGCTCACGCACTGTTGTAGACGGTGGTGGTGGATTCGGAAATAATTTTGATATGGGCCGTGCCGTTGTAGGGCCGTGGCTCACTTACGGTCATCTGCCGCAGATTGATAACATTATTATGACTCATGGTGATCGGGATCATGCAGGCGGGCTGGCTTTTCTGCTGGAAAAGTTTTCCGTAGGCCGTTTTTATTCCAATGGTGATATTCCTTCAGGACATGTCGGGGAGAGGTTTGAGGCAGTTTTCAGGAAAAAGGAAATCCCTACTGAGGTCTTAAATAAAGGTGATCAAATTATTCTTGAACCGGGCCTTGTCTTGGAGACTCTTCATCCGTATACGGAATTTAAAGGTAGCCGGAATAATCGTTCCCTGTACTTGAGGTTGGTTTGGAATGGCCATCCTTTGCTTGCCATCTCGGGTGATTTGGACCGCAAGGGAATTAAAGAGCTGCTGAAGAATGGGGAAGACATTACTTCAAATGTGCTGGTTTTGCCGCATCATGGAAGTGCCGGGTCGTTTTCACCGGAGTTGTATGAGCGGGTAAAACCGGAAATAGTGGTGGCTGCCTGTGGATTTTTGAATCGTTTTAAATTTGTTGCCCGGAAGATCGTGCAGGAACTGGAAAAACGAAAATTGCACATATATACGACTTCTGGATACGGAATGCTGACTGTCGAATGGAATAAAGACGGGGATATAGAAGTTTTGCCTTGA
- a CDS encoding response regulator, whose translation MRVLIVDDDFYCRNMLHEIMKPYAQCDIAVNGEEAVFAFKKGLESGNSYDLVCLDLVMPEMDGQQALREIRSIEKDFKVESDGAAKVIVTTMLDDRKETHDAFFLGGATSYLVKPIEEDKLVKELKNLGFSV comes from the coding sequence ATGCGAGTGCTGATTGTTGATGATGATTTTTATTGCCGCAATATGTTGCATGAGATCATGAAACCATATGCACAGTGCGATATCGCCGTGAACGGCGAGGAAGCTGTCTTTGCTTTTAAAAAGGGCCTTGAATCCGGCAATTCTTATGATCTGGTTTGCCTTGATCTTGTTATGCCGGAGATGGACGGCCAGCAGGCTCTGCGAGAGATCAGGTCTATTGAAAAAGATTTCAAGGTGGAGAGTGATGGTGCAGCCAAAGTTATTGTGACCACCATGCTTGATGACCGCAAAGAAACCCACGATGCATTTTTCTTAGGCGGGGCGACTTCTTATCTGGTTAAGCCTATTGAAGAAGACAAGCTGGTAAAAGAACTTAAGAATCTCGGGTTTTCCGTTTAA
- the ricT gene encoding regulatory iron-sulfur-containing complex subunit RicT: MSQILGVKFNDFGQIYYFSSGPFVVREGHSVIVKTEQGMGLGKVFVVQQDLPEDISEDSIKSIYRLAGDEDLEAEAENKELARAAHRFCKNCIDRQKLEMKLVDVEVFFDRSKMIFYFTAPGRIDFRELVKDLVKEYRTRIELRQIGVRHETQMLGAIGNCGQICCCRRFMRKFMPVTIRMAKEQNLFLNPTKISGICGRLLCCLSFEQENYEDFHRKSPKTGKKYNTVHGAVRVTRTNFFRNTLTVLPEQGEEIEIPLDDWPDMLKSSSQERDSGPREGGESRRGRSGGKDRNSNDSDGGDARGQRQRPERSKSDRGRPDRPRQERAAQEHNGTGPSDPDQAQSEQPRQEHRPDSRKQGRENSEDSKAGSEIQDNESPEMRKDDSQQDRRRRSPKKDRPQKKQEQEKVPEPDQSAEKDESGSDDAKKPSSRRRPSRRRRKRKPSGTRKNK, from the coding sequence ATGTCACAGATTTTAGGCGTTAAATTTAACGATTTCGGACAGATATATTATTTTTCGTCTGGCCCTTTCGTTGTACGCGAAGGCCATTCGGTTATTGTAAAGACAGAACAGGGCATGGGGCTGGGTAAGGTCTTTGTTGTTCAGCAGGATTTGCCGGAAGACATCAGTGAAGACTCCATCAAAAGCATTTATCGTCTTGCCGGCGATGAAGATCTTGAAGCTGAAGCAGAAAATAAAGAGCTTGCAAGGGCAGCACACAGGTTTTGTAAAAACTGTATTGACCGCCAGAAACTCGAAATGAAGCTTGTTGATGTGGAGGTCTTTTTTGACCGCAGCAAGATGATTTTCTATTTTACTGCTCCGGGACGTATTGATTTCCGTGAGCTTGTTAAGGATCTGGTCAAGGAATACCGTACCCGTATTGAGCTTCGTCAAATCGGGGTTCGCCATGAGACCCAGATGTTGGGAGCTATCGGCAACTGCGGGCAGATTTGTTGCTGCCGCCGTTTCATGCGCAAATTTATGCCGGTGACTATCAGGATGGCTAAGGAGCAGAACCTGTTCCTTAACCCGACCAAAATTTCAGGAATATGCGGACGTTTGCTTTGCTGTTTGTCCTTCGAGCAGGAGAACTATGAAGATTTTCACCGCAAAAGTCCTAAAACCGGTAAAAAATATAACACCGTACACGGAGCTGTTCGTGTCACCAGAACTAACTTTTTCCGTAACACTCTTACTGTGTTGCCGGAGCAGGGCGAGGAGATAGAAATCCCGCTTGATGATTGGCCGGATATGCTCAAATCTTCCAGTCAGGAACGGGATTCCGGTCCTCGTGAAGGTGGAGAGTCCCGCCGTGGCCGCTCCGGTGGTAAAGACCGTAATTCGAATGACAGCGACGGAGGTGATGCCAGAGGGCAGCGTCAACGTCCTGAGCGTTCAAAGTCCGATAGGGGACGCCCTGACCGTCCTAGGCAGGAAAGGGCTGCGCAGGAGCATAATGGCACTGGACCGTCTGATCCTGATCAGGCTCAGTCTGAACAGCCAAGGCAGGAGCATAGACCGGACAGTCGCAAGCAAGGCCGTGAAAACTCGGAAGACTCCAAAGCTGGAAGCGAAATTCAGGATAACGAGAGCCCTGAAATGCGTAAGGACGATTCCCAGCAGGATCGTCGCAGACGTTCTCCAAAGAAGGATCGTCCGCAGAAGAAACAAGAGCAGGAGAAAGTTCCGGAACCAGATCAGTCCGCTGAAAAGGATGAGTCCGGTTCCGATGATGCTAAGAAGCCTTCAAGCCGCCGTCGTCCTTCAAGACGCAGGCGAAAGCGTAAGCCTTCCGGAACACGGAAGAATAAATAA
- the metG gene encoding methionine--tRNA ligase, producing the protein MDSFFITTPIYYVNAKPHLGHAYTTILADSMNRFHKLLGDETFFLTGTDEHGDKIVQAAEKGGQTPREYVDEISALFSGIWPGLQIENDDFIRTTEERHIKCVQEVLQKVYDKGDIYFGEYGGHYCFGCERFYTEKELVDGKCPQHETVPEYIAEKNYFFKMSKYQDWLIGHINANPDFIRPERYRNEVLSLLKSGALEDLCISRPKSRLEWGIELPFDKDFVTYVWFDALINYITALEYPDGEKFEKFWPKANHLVAKDILKPHAVFWPTMLKAAGIKPYQHLNVHGYWLIKDTKMSKSLGNVVSPLEMAEKYGVNSFRYFLLREMVFGNDSSFSEEALVGRLNADLANDLGNLFSRTLSMTHKYFEGKVPNQGDEAEEDCEIKSLGRKAMAEFQNNFLEAKFSRGLEGLWELVRGLNKYIDTTQPWTLYKEENLSRLGTVMYVLLENMRKIAVHLWPVMPEASEKMLEQLGIQFAPEKVNLQGEIDVWGLLDPGTEVAKKSNLFPRVELPKEEPAPKKKEAKKSKKQEKQATEELPGIIEFPDFQKVDMRVGTILSATNHPDADKLLLVKIDTGDDEPRQVVAGLAEFFKPEELEGRQVVMVVNLKPRKLRGEVSQGMILAVRNGEEMQLLSVSGPVGNGCKVS; encoded by the coding sequence TTGGATTCGTTTTTTATTACAACTCCCATCTATTACGTTAATGCTAAGCCGCATCTCGGCCATGCCTACACAACAATTCTTGCTGACTCCATGAACAGGTTTCACAAGCTGCTGGGAGATGAAACTTTCTTTCTCACCGGAACGGACGAGCACGGTGATAAAATCGTACAGGCCGCAGAAAAGGGCGGTCAGACACCCCGTGAATACGTTGATGAGATCAGTGCGCTTTTCAGCGGAATCTGGCCCGGACTGCAGATCGAGAATGACGATTTCATCAGGACTACCGAAGAACGTCACATAAAGTGCGTTCAGGAAGTTTTACAGAAAGTTTACGACAAAGGTGATATTTATTTCGGTGAATATGGCGGTCACTACTGCTTTGGCTGTGAAAGGTTTTATACCGAGAAAGAGCTTGTGGACGGTAAATGCCCGCAGCACGAAACCGTTCCTGAATATATAGCGGAGAAGAACTACTTTTTTAAAATGTCCAAATATCAGGATTGGCTCATCGGACATATTAATGCCAACCCTGACTTTATCCGCCCTGAAAGATACCGCAACGAAGTTTTGAGCCTGCTAAAATCAGGCGCACTTGAAGATCTTTGTATCTCTCGTCCTAAGAGTCGTCTGGAGTGGGGTATCGAACTTCCTTTTGATAAAGACTTCGTAACTTATGTGTGGTTTGATGCCCTTATCAACTACATTACGGCACTTGAGTACCCCGATGGTGAAAAATTTGAAAAGTTCTGGCCTAAAGCCAACCATCTTGTCGCAAAAGATATTCTGAAACCACATGCTGTTTTCTGGCCGACAATGCTTAAAGCTGCAGGGATTAAGCCTTACCAGCACTTGAATGTGCACGGCTATTGGCTGATTAAGGACACCAAAATGTCCAAATCTCTTGGAAACGTTGTTTCTCCGTTGGAAATGGCTGAAAAGTATGGCGTTAACTCTTTTCGCTATTTTCTGCTGCGTGAAATGGTTTTCGGTAATGATTCCAGTTTTTCCGAGGAAGCGCTTGTTGGCCGCCTGAACGCAGATCTCGCCAACGACCTTGGCAACCTGTTCAGCCGTACCCTTTCCATGACCCACAAATATTTTGAGGGTAAAGTTCCAAATCAGGGTGATGAAGCCGAAGAAGATTGTGAAATCAAGAGTCTCGGTCGCAAAGCCATGGCTGAATTTCAGAATAATTTCCTCGAAGCTAAGTTTTCACGTGGTCTTGAAGGTCTTTGGGAGCTTGTTCGCGGTCTGAATAAATATATTGATACCACCCAGCCTTGGACTCTTTATAAAGAAGAAAATCTTTCGCGTCTCGGTACTGTGATGTATGTTCTGCTTGAGAATATGCGCAAGATCGCAGTTCATCTCTGGCCTGTAATGCCTGAAGCAAGTGAGAAGATGCTTGAACAGCTGGGGATTCAATTTGCGCCTGAAAAGGTTAACCTGCAGGGTGAAATTGATGTTTGGGGTCTGCTTGATCCGGGAACCGAAGTGGCTAAGAAATCCAACCTCTTCCCCCGTGTCGAACTGCCCAAGGAAGAGCCGGCTCCCAAGAAAAAGGAAGCGAAGAAATCCAAGAAGCAGGAAAAGCAGGCTACAGAAGAACTTCCGGGGATTATTGAATTCCCTGATTTTCAGAAAGTGGACATGAGAGTCGGAACCATCCTCTCTGCAACAAACCACCCTGATGCGGATAAGCTTCTGCTGGTCAAGATCGATACTGGTGACGATGAACCCCGTCAGGTAGTGGCCGGTCTGGCTGAATTCTTTAAGCCTGAAGAGCTGGAAGGGCGTCAGGTTGTCATGGTTGTTAACCTCAAGCCCCGCAAACTGCGTGGCGAAGTTTCGCAGGGCATGATCCTCGCTGTACGTAACGGTGAAGAAATGCAGTTGCTTAGCGTATCCGGGCCGGTAGGCAACGGATGTAAGGTTTCCTAA
- a CDS encoding SlyX family protein, protein MNNIKSTEDRIESLETALALQDQNVEELNKFIIAQQKQISDLEKKLDMMVRQMKDLKDAVAHAAPQDDVPPPHYGQV, encoded by the coding sequence ATGAACAATATTAAATCCACAGAAGACAGAATTGAATCCCTTGAAACCGCCCTTGCGCTTCAGGATCAAAATGTTGAAGAGCTGAATAAATTCATAATCGCGCAGCAGAAACAAATAAGTGACCTTGAAAAGAAACTTGATATGATGGTCAGGCAGATGAAAGATTTGAAAGATGCCGTCGCACACGCTGCCCCGCAGGACGACGTGCCGCCGCCCCATTACGGTCAGGTTTAA
- a CDS encoding FeoA family protein, translated as MNVKANTTKARPLSSYKAGMSVRITGFDGGRCCRSRLLSMGIIPGTIVEILSSNGRMNIRVRGSQFAIGHEMALKILAIPVCDCNKCNAF; from the coding sequence ATGAATGTTAAGGCAAACACTACAAAAGCAAGGCCGCTTAGCAGCTACAAAGCAGGGATGTCTGTCAGAATCACCGGATTCGACGGCGGACGGTGCTGCCGTAGCCGCTTGCTTTCCATGGGAATTATCCCCGGCACCATAGTTGAGATCCTCAGCAGTAACGGTCGGATGAACATCCGGGTACGCGGCTCCCAGTTTGCGATTGGACATGAAATGGCACTTAAAATTTTAGCCATCCCTGTTTGTGATTGCAATAAATGCAATGCATTTTAA
- the carB gene encoding carbamoyl-phosphate synthase large subunit, with protein sequence MPKRTDIKKIMLIGSGPIVIGQACEFDYSGTQALKALKEEGYEVILVNSNPATIMTDPVLADRTYIEPIEPGTIAKIIEKERPDALLPTLGGQTALNTALAVAEMGVLDKFGVELIGASVEVIEKAESRELFRAAMDKIGLKVPTSRIARNLEDVRRCGKEISFPIIIRPAFTLGGTGGGVAYNMDDLEEIAMKGISASLQNEVMLEESILGWKEYELEVMRDRKDNCVIICSIENIDPMGVHTGDSITVAPAQTLTDVEYQMLRDASLAIMREIGVETGGSNVQFAINPEDGELAIIEMNPRVSRSSALASKATGFPIAKIAAKLAIGYTLDEIPNDITRETMASFEPTIDYCVIKIPRFTFEKFPGAEDYLTTAMKSVGETMAIGRTFKECLQKGLRSLEVGMPGFGKVFEPSVIDREELVGLLRKPNSKRIFFLREAFLAGMSIEEVFDITKIDPWYLHQFEDLVTFEKELRKFSLETGLYSGDERVPAMLKKAKEYGYSDPQLATMWRESEQNVRNFRKELGLVPTYYLVDTCAAEFEAYTPYFYSTYESGQEAESMPERKVMILGGGPNRIGQGIEFDYCCCHSAFALEDMGVKSIMVNSNPETVSTDYDTSDRLYFEPLTYEDVLNIIEFEKPEGVIVQFGGQTPLNLAIPLLKAGVKILGTSPDAIDRAEDRERFQALLQKLDLKQPPNGTAMSLDDAKKIAKHLGYPLVLRPSYVLGGRGMDIVYCDEEFDTYFREAAVVSPEHPILIDKFLENATEVDVDAISDGDQTYVAGVMEHIEEAGIHSGDSACVLPPHTLSEEIVAEIERQTVALAEELEVVGLMNIQFAVKDDVVFIIEVNPRASRTVPFVSKATGIQLAKMATKVMLGEKLKDLDPWSMRKEGFYSVKEAVFPFNRFPNVDVMLGPEMRSTGEVMGMDYTPGLAFMKAQLGAGIKLPMEGSVFISVKDRDKETILPTARRFEELGFKILATGGTADFLFSKGIATKKILKVNEGRPHVVDYIKNGDIDLLINTPSGKQTVTDSKEIRQTALLYGLAYTTTVTGAHAMSLAIEEQRGKGLDVQCLQRYHNM encoded by the coding sequence ATGCCTAAACGCACTGATATCAAGAAAATTATGCTCATCGGCTCCGGGCCGATTGTAATCGGTCAGGCCTGCGAGTTTGACTATTCAGGAACTCAGGCCCTTAAGGCCCTGAAAGAAGAGGGGTACGAGGTTATTCTCGTTAACTCAAACCCTGCAACCATCATGACCGATCCCGTCCTTGCGGATCGTACTTATATTGAACCCATCGAACCAGGCACTATCGCCAAAATCATAGAAAAAGAACGACCGGATGCACTGCTGCCCACCCTTGGTGGACAGACTGCCCTTAACACAGCTCTGGCTGTTGCGGAGATGGGCGTTCTCGATAAGTTCGGCGTTGAGCTTATCGGTGCATCAGTGGAAGTTATTGAAAAAGCTGAGAGTCGTGAGCTTTTTCGTGCCGCTATGGATAAGATCGGGCTTAAGGTTCCCACAAGCCGTATTGCGCGTAACCTCGAAGATGTTCGCCGTTGCGGTAAGGAAATCAGTTTCCCCATTATCATCCGTCCCGCTTTTACTCTTGGCGGAACAGGCGGCGGTGTTGCCTACAACATGGATGATCTTGAAGAGATTGCCATGAAGGGTATTTCTGCCAGCCTCCAGAATGAGGTTATGCTTGAGGAATCCATCCTCGGCTGGAAGGAATACGAGCTAGAGGTCATGCGTGACCGCAAAGACAACTGCGTAATTATCTGTTCCATCGAGAACATCGATCCTATGGGGGTGCATACTGGTGACTCCATCACCGTGGCTCCGGCGCAGACCCTGACTGATGTTGAATACCAGATGCTCAGGGACGCTTCACTGGCCATCATGCGCGAAATCGGTGTTGAAACCGGTGGGTCCAACGTACAGTTTGCTATCAACCCCGAAGACGGCGAGTTGGCAATCATCGAGATGAACCCCCGTGTTTCCCGTTCTTCAGCTCTGGCTTCCAAAGCTACTGGATTTCCCATTGCGAAGATTGCTGCAAAACTCGCTATCGGCTATACGCTTGATGAAATTCCTAATGATATCACACGCGAGACAATGGCCTCTTTCGAGCCGACCATTGACTACTGCGTAATTAAGATTCCCAGATTTACCTTTGAAAAATTCCCAGGTGCTGAAGATTACCTGACAACCGCCATGAAGAGTGTCGGTGAAACCATGGCAATCGGCAGAACCTTTAAAGAGTGTCTGCAGAAAGGCCTGCGTTCACTGGAAGTTGGGATGCCAGGTTTTGGTAAAGTTTTCGAACCCAGCGTCATTGACCGTGAAGAATTGGTCGGTCTGCTGCGCAAGCCTAACTCCAAGCGCATTTTTTTCCTGCGCGAGGCTTTCCTTGCCGGAATGAGCATTGAAGAAGTTTTTGACATTACCAAGATTGATCCCTGGTATCTCCACCAGTTTGAAGATCTTGTTACTTTCGAAAAAGAACTGCGCAAGTTCTCCCTTGAAACCGGATTGTATTCCGGTGACGAGCGGGTTCCGGCAATGCTTAAGAAGGCTAAGGAATACGGTTACTCCGATCCCCAGCTGGCAACCATGTGGCGAGAATCAGAACAGAATGTCCGTAATTTCAGGAAAGAACTCGGACTGGTCCCCACATATTATCTGGTAGATACCTGCGCTGCCGAATTCGAAGCTTACACACCTTATTTTTATTCCACCTACGAGTCCGGTCAGGAAGCTGAGTCCATGCCTGAACGCAAGGTAATGATTCTTGGCGGCGGACCGAACAGGATCGGACAGGGAATTGAGTTTGACTATTGCTGTTGTCATTCAGCCTTTGCGCTGGAAGACATGGGAGTTAAGTCCATCATGGTTAACTCCAACCCGGAAACCGTATCCACTGACTACGATACTTCCGACAGACTCTATTTTGAGCCGTTGACTTACGAAGACGTCCTTAACATTATTGAGTTTGAAAAGCCGGAGGGGGTCATTGTACAGTTCGGCGGTCAGACACCTCTGAATCTTGCTATCCCGCTCCTTAAGGCCGGGGTCAAGATTCTGGGAACTTCTCCGGACGCTATTGACCGCGCAGAAGACAGGGAAAGATTTCAAGCTCTGCTCCAGAAGCTTGATCTCAAGCAGCCGCCGAACGGCACTGCAATGTCTCTGGATGACGCAAAAAAAATAGCCAAGCATCTTGGCTATCCGCTTGTCCTGCGTCCTTCCTATGTTCTTGGCGGTCGTGGGATGGATATTGTTTACTGTGACGAGGAATTTGACACTTATTTCCGCGAAGCAGCTGTTGTCTCACCGGAACACCCCATCCTCATCGATAAATTCCTCGAGAATGCAACCGAAGTGGATGTTGATGCCATCTCCGATGGAGATCAGACCTACGTGGCCGGTGTAATGGAGCATATTGAAGAAGCCGGAATCCACTCCGGTGACTCCGCATGCGTTCTGCCTCCGCACACTCTCAGTGAAGAAATTGTTGCTGAGATTGAGCGCCAGACTGTTGCCCTCGCAGAAGAGTTGGAAGTCGTCGGTCTGATGAACATCCAGTTCGCGGTCAAGGATGATGTGGTCTTCATTATTGAGGTAAACCCTCGTGCTTCCCGTACTGTGCCTTTCGTAAGTAAGGCGACCGGTATCCAGCTTGCCAAAATGGCTACCAAAGTCATGCTTGGCGAAAAACTGAAAGACCTCGACCCGTGGTCCATGCGCAAAGAAGGGTTCTACTCCGTTAAAGAAGCGGTATTTCCCTTCAACAGGTTCCCCAATGTAGACGTAATGCTTGGACCTGAAATGCGTTCTACAGGTGAAGTTATGGGTATGGATTACACTCCTGGCCTAGCTTTCATGAAGGCCCAGCTCGGAGCCGGAATCAAGCTGCCCATGGAAGGGTCTGTTTTCATCTCCGTAAAAGACAGGGATAAAGAAACAATCCTCCCGACTGCCCGTAGATTTGAAGAACTTGGATTCAAGATTCTGGCAACAGGCGGTACAGCCGATTTTCTCTTCAGCAAGGGAATCGCAACCAAAAAAATACTTAAGGTTAACGAAGGTCGTCCACACGTTGTAGACTACATCAAGAACGGTGACATCGATCTTTTAATTAACACGCCTTCCGGCAAGCAGACTGTCACTGATTCGAAAGAAATCAGACAGACAGCTCTGCTTTACGGTCTGGCATATACAACCACCGTCACAGGTGCTCATGCCATGAGTCTGGCAATTGAGGAGCAGCGTGGCAAGGGTTTGGATGTGCAGTGCTTGCAGCGCTACCACAATATGTAA